TCCTACGTGTGGCACCCTGCTTGGCTGGCCACATATCTGTGAAATGCTTCAGCCTTGGAGGAAATAATTCTaccctcacctttttttttcttattctttcctgtCCCCCCGCCTTCCCACCACCAGCTTTAGTATGAGCTGAATCGGTCTTTTCTTGTTTACGCAAACATATAAAACTGTTCATGAATGTTCCCTATGTGTAAACTGGGATTTTGCTAAATGTTTGTCTCACTCCAATATGGAACTTTGAAAATCATTATAAAAGCTTTTTGTCGTTCTACAAGTGTTTCAGGAGTACTTAGGGAGCCTTAGTGAGGGTGAGACCTTGATGGATAAGCCACATAGTAAGATGATGCTGTAAAACTAATGGCAGAATAgatggaacaaaaaaaataaagaaagagattaaaaataaaacattacagcCCTCCTAATTGGGAGGGGTCATGGAGGGAGAAATTTAGACTTCTGCAAGAACCAGTAGTTTGTGACAGAACAAGAGCTAAGCCTAGATATTATTTGTCAGCTGATATtaaaaaatgttgtatttctgttAGTCcatatatatctaaaaaaaaaaaagacataagtAGGGAAAAAGCATAGTAAATagttgaaattttaaataaaaatactttcagtttcTAACATCAGGGTTTTTCTCTCCAGTAAAAGAGGGCACTTATAAAAGTAAGAGcttctgtcctttttttgttttttctcctttttatctgTATGccctttttggtttctttttattgaCTTGGATATGATTTTGGTGATGATGTTTCCCCTTCCACTAACATGCTTCTccgattttttaattttttttaacatattttctgtTAAGTTCACAAATTCCTATAAACTTTAACTCTTTCATATAAGATTAATAAAAATGTCTAATATTATTTGTCCTGATTGTTATATTCTGTTCCAGTGTTCAGTTAGGGTGAAGACTATTCCTGTCAACAAGGACCAATGTACAGTATTGGTGATGCTGTTTCAACACTTTACTCTTTTGTGCCCAGATGGAGCGTTTGGGGTTGTGGACGTGGGAAGTTATTTTGGAAGTTGGAGAGAATACCTTTGTAAAACCTCAACAGTTATCGCTTAACGTAAGATCTGCCTTTCAGGTGACTAGAAAAGTAATGGAATAGTAAAGGTGGCTTtacctccctcttttttttttttctctctacaaATTATACCTCCCATGAGGTCCAAAACAAGTTGTTTCTTTTATTAAGCCTTACTTTCTGTACTTTGATCCCTGTTTAATTACGCTGTTGCATCCACTATTTCATGCCTGTACCTCTGTGCAGATTCCTGTGAGCTTCGGTGAGACTTGAGCGTAGAACCCACCTCGTGTCAGAGTGGGACTGACATGCTAATTTTGCAGCCTCTTCTAATACCACATTTTAATCGCGTAGTATCTTGCAAACTTCTGCAGCTCTTTACGGGTGAGCTACTGCTGATACTTTGTCATGGGAAACTTCTATAGAAAAAATACGTCCCTGTTCTTAGTTTTCCTTCTTCAAGGGAGTTgtaattttgaaaagcagtaagGTTCACCTAGGctatacatttataaaaatatgtcTTACTTATTTGCTACGTATTTTTGGATGTGTGTCTTGATTTCAGGGGTTTtctgagttttttgtttgtttgtggggtgttttttgtttagCAAATATTCCCTAATTAGCATCATACCTGTCATTGAAGTGGAAACtaataataatttcttaaaatgccTTCTCCTTCTTGCTTGCTTTTAGGGATTTTCCTTTTACTTGATGTTCTTAATGACACCTGTAcctttccaaaaataaacaaGATTAGCACTATTTATTCTAAAACTGACATCCGTTTGTGCCAAttgtttttaatgtgctttttttacCTCCTACGCCAAAATCTGTCACTACTttcgattttattttttttccaaactagtGAATAGTTTTGCTTTCACTTTGTCTCCACATTTTGCACCTTTCTTGAAACAACTGCTCTTGCATTTtgcaggtgtgtgtgtttgtatttacACTGTATGCACTTGTATAATAATTTAAAGTTTTTTGGTTTAAACTACTTTCTCTAGACCATAATTTGCAGTAACATTCTGTAATATAATCAGGTCTGTAATTATTGCCGGACTACTCAACCTAAAATCCTTTAAAGCTTGCAGCCACTATCtgctttacaaacaaaaaaattcctcatGGTTCAGTGTCCTTTCATACTTTTTCGTGCTTCTCTGTATGTTAATGTATATCTCTGCAATCCCAAGACACCAGtgtttctctccccccccctccccttccttcagcAGTGATTTCTTCTGGCCATGGCAGTCTGCTGTAGCACTCTTTGGATCAGTGACGTTCTCCTGACATTTCTTATCGACCATCATAGACTTTCGGTAATCCCATTTTGAATGGAAAATCCTATAAAATGTTTCTGCAGGCTTCTTACCACAGCAAACCACCGACTGTCTACAGCTGCTCAGGACCTAATAGGCTAGAGTAGAACATTTGAGTAGATAATTGTTCTCtagttccatttattttctttgaagattTTTGTTGCAAGGTGACTCTTAATTCTCTTTGTTTCGCAGCTTGTCTGTATCTAATTGAGGAGATTTCAAATGCATAAATCACTTTAATTTTGAGCTCACTGCCTGTAGCCTTTTGtacctttgaaaacattttctttctccttgacTATCCTGTTTGTTTAGCAGTAGTCCTTAATTTTGAGTAGCTTGTGTCCAAGGGTAAATAAGCTATGTAAAGGTGGTCATAAGCAAATTCACACTTTGTTCTAGGttactgtaaaattttaaaataggatagagtgttttgtttgattttaaaatggattGACTCTTACATACAGTTGGCGTGGGAGGAAGAGATGAAAACTATATCCATCTCTCTAACCCTGAACATATTGGGAACCATATTCTAAAGAAAATTTGGGTTGAACCCTCCAGGATGTTTGAGGGGAGGGAGCGTGAATTAATTTTACACTGTGATGTAGTAACATTCAAAGCAGTAGAGATCATGCTTAGatgtttgaaagaaaatggaaaaacaaacaaacaaaaaaaaaaacccaacccactaACCATGCAGAATCTTCTGAGGGGCATCCAGCTTTGGGGATTTCCCAGGAAGTGATCTAGCAGTCGTAACCAGTCTCCTCTAAGAATCTCAGCTATTCCGCATTCCTAGAAAGGTGGCAACAATACCCAGAAAAATATGTACTATGTAGCCAGAAACCTGTAACAGCCATAAAGTGGAAAATatataattaatgttttattgCATTAAACTCAGTCATAAGTACGTTGAAATAGTGTAACTTGCTGCAGTATTTAAGCACTTCATAACACTGCTAATAGCATAACCCTCCTAACAGCATGAAAGCGTTTTATATCACTGATGAATATAAGTATAGAAATAGTACATAGCTCCAAAAGCAGACCTATGTTTAATTGCAGAAATAGGGGATAGAAAAACATGTTAATCAACAATCTGGATACTAAAGTCTGCAAGTAAAAACAAAGGGTACAGAGCAATCAGGAAAGATTTCTGGTAGAACCAGAACAGTTTCTGGTcctaaagaaaagaagataaataacATCAGGAGCAGATGAGATTGCTTCCCACACCCTTTTTGGTGGAGGAGATTATGAGCATTAAAAACACCCAGCAACAGCaaggggaaataaggaaaaatgaagtCTGTTACCGTGGGTCCTGCTCCAGAGTCCAAATATCTCTCTCGCCTCAGCTTCAGCAAGGAAAAGCATCAAGGACCACAGCAGTATTTAACTACATGGCATCAGCTCAGTGCTATTGTATACTCAAAGCTAATTTAGGATAAGGTGATTAGGGCCTACTGGTTTGAATATATAGTGATAATGGTTGATAATGATTAAGAACTTAACCATTGGCAATGTGTGTTGTTAATGAATGTCAATCTAGTTAAGTATTGTTGTGAAGTTTGCAACTGGTCTCTTTTATCAGGTTTCCAAATCTTCCCATCACAGCTACCTTCTGCTTAGTTGTGATAAGCAGCAGCTGTTCATCAGGACAGGGACACGCAAAGCATCTCCATGGATTTTTCTGCTTGAAACCTAGAATTGTTTTTGCATAGTTAAGAAATTACAGCAGTTGCAGGCTAGAGATGAGATTACCTGTTTTGAGGCAAAGAAATTGTGCACATCTTCATCAGAACACGCTGCCAATGGGTGTATGCATGTATTTTGTGCAAATCTAGCCAGGAATCTGTAATGTGTTTACTGTAACTTGGCACTTAGATGCATAATTTATGTTCTGTAAGCTCTGCATGGAATCACTTGATTGTGAGCCTTTCTATTCTGTGATCTTAAGTCACAACAGCTTATTATATattcttgcttttcctgtttgCAGTACAAGCTCCAAATTCACAGGTTAGattgaaataaagatgaaaaaaaaatccttttagattgatttctattaaaaatgttgaCTATCTTATGCTCTCTCGTCCCAGATGCATATGCTTCTATATCATCAATATGAATGTGATCACTAACTTGTGTTTCATTCAGTTTTATAGAGTAATGTAAATTTAGTCTCTGCTACCAGTTGTTCTTAGATGTGATTTCACAAACCCGTGGAAAGTACTGTGTagtgtgttaatttttttctataaatttaaGGTTTTTCTTCAAGCCTCTCCCTTCATTAGAACTGATGTTCTTCATGCTCAGCCCTCATATCTTCTGGTGTCTGAAAACgccctttttttctgagaaagagagagaaaggcagagcACAAATAATAAAacttccacagaaagaaaaacagagttacTGCCTTCCTCTTTGCAAGTTCTGCCCATACATCTCCCTTTTCTTAGAATAACTGCAGTAAGCTGATTGCCCCTCCTTTTGCCTGCCCCATCTTCTgcactggaaaaggaagaaagttaTCCCTGTGGTTGGCTTTCCAGAAGTCTGAAATCCACAGCAATTAAGTGTGGATTTTACTGTCTGGTAAACAGACCTCAGAGAAATATTACCCCAAATAGGTTACAAAGCTAATATGACATTGATCTTGATACAAGGGGGAAGTGTCTGTGTGAGTACAGCTTAGACTTCTTTTATGTATCTTGTAGCTATGGCTAACTTCACCTTTTGTCTGCTGAAGTCCTTCTCGTGTTTGAGTAACACATGAAAATTGTGtgagaagtttttaaaataaccagttcaaatttgtgttttgtctttAGCTGGGGAGAGTAGTCCCATAAAATCCATTTCGCACAAATTGGAGTACATAGTGTAGCACCAGCTGAGTGGTCAAAAAGGGTTTGTTATCTTGAATGAAGGTACCAACAGCTACATTAATGACACAAGAGAACAAGTGAGAAAAGGTTTGGAAAATTTAGAATTCTGATAGTGGCTGCCAAATGCAGACAGTTTCGTCAGGTTTGTGTGGAGCTGGCGGGGTGTTCTCTTTTTTGACCCTGTTGTTCTGTGATTTGTATGCAGCTGTACTTCAAAAACCAGTACTTCATACTGGAGTTGGTGGTGGGGGAAATCTTTACCCATGAGGGAAATGAGCTATCTGGGTCTAAATGGGCTTTCTTCTAGAACCCTCGAGTACATGAGGAATTTGAGCTGGCAGCACTACACTAGGTACTAGTGAATGGAGCTCTGTGTGTCTTTGCTTCTGAGTGATGTTGTTATGCTTTTGGGACATCTCAGTGTATATATGGCATTTGCATAGCCCGGTTATCCTAAATTAAACAATTCATGTTTTATTCGTAAAACTCTAAAAGTAGCTTGTTCCTACAGCGTGGTGCTGTCTGGGAGTGTTGTGGCATGAATGTGACCATGTGAGACTGTGGTCAGAGGGGAGATCAACATGTGATAACACTGGACACCCTTACAGACGTTTCTTGTAAAACGGATTTTTAAACACTGCTGTCAGTAATGAAGGGCTAACATATACAGGATTATAACTTAACGTTTGGTTTTAAGTACATATTTCTGTGCTAACGTGATTAAATGCCTGCTTGTTTTCGTACATATCTGTAGATATAGACATCTGTGTAATATATGTTTGAATACATATGTGTGTAAGTGTGATTATGCATGGTTGAATTAGGATGGCAGATGAGGCATAGGTATGTTCAAGCAAATACAAAAGTGATGCTTGGACTCTAGATTTTGTCAGGGCTGAACCAGAGATGCATGTGTAGGCAAGTATTTGCTTATAATAAATGTATTGagtaactgttgtttttttctttttttttttccaatagtaGACTGAATTGGTTTTATCTCAAAGGGGAAAAACCACAAACACTGCAGAACATTTAGTGCATGTTTTCAGTTCACCTTTACTGTAGTTATTTAAAGTGTGTTAGTCaactttgtcttctgtttgtttttgttttttttttatttctagatgGTGCAAAAGAATCGCAGTTGCCCAGTCAAGATGAACAGAATGGCTTCCTTCATCAAGAAAATAGAACATTCATTTTTTAGGATTATGTCTACAACATGAAGCCTTTAACAGTAGCTGTCTTTGAGAACGTTCATCTATGACCTGAAATGTCCTgatcctggggaaaaaaggagattccATTAATTAAGtctataatttttaaatgcatttttatgacTAATCATATTTGCTTATGCACAACACAGATACAGAATTCATGAACCAGAGATTATTTTAACACATACGCACATATGTGTTTGTGCATTCAGTATACAAGATACATCATTGTAATCAAAttttaaataaccttttaaatTATCTATTTATTAATAAATGAAGACTTGGGAAGAAGCATTTGTCATCTATGGACAAGAGCAAAGCAGGTTCCCCCAGAATGGATGGTAATTTTGTGTTGGGTAAAATCAATAATTTAAAAGTAGAGCAAGAGGAAGACGGCATTAACTGTACTCTAGAAAGAATGGATATAAAGACAGAACAAGATGATTTCAAACATGCGGACAGCAGTGATGAACaggaagataaagaaaagaactttATTACCAACAACCCTGGCAAATATTTAtctacagaaaatgaagatgatTATGGATCTCTCTTTTCTCAGTATAGTAGTACGCTGTATGATGTAGCAATGGAAGCTGTGACACAAAGCCTCCTTTCTAGCAGAAACATAAGCTCCAGAAAAAAGTCACCTGCTTGGAACCATTTTTTTATATCTCCTAGAGATAGCACTAAAGCAATATGTATGTACTGTATGAAAGAATTTAGCAGGGGTAAAAATGAAAAGGACCTGAGTACAAGTTGTCTCATGAGACATGTGAGGAGAGCCCATCCCACTGTACTAATTCAAGAAAATGGAAGTATGCCAGGTATATCCTCCTTTTCTTCACCTACGTTGTTGCTGCCACCTCAGTCCGCAGATGTTGGAGATCTGAGTTCTATGTTGTCCCCCATAAAACTGGTCAAGAAAATGGCTTCTAAAATACCATCTCCAGATCGAATAATTGAGGAATCTgtttctattgtttcttctgaagaaataCCAGATCTCTCAGTTTCTGAAAAGTGTAGCAAAGAAGAAGTCATGGTTGGGTCATCTCCGCAGCTACCCAACAACCAGTATGATGACACTGTGGAGAATGTAGCAGAAAAAACTGTTGTTATTCCAAAGAGCACATCGGGTTCCAGAAGGAGATCTGCTGTCTGGAAACACTTTTATTTGTCGCCTCTAGATAATTCTAAAGCTGTTTGCATCCACTGCATGAATGaattcagtagaggaaaaaacGGAAAAGACCTGGGAACGAGTTGTTTAATAAGACATATGTGGAGAGCCCATCGTTCCATTGTCCTGCAAGAGAATGGGGGTGGTACCAGTATACCACCTCTCTACACCGCACCTCCAACTCTGTTGCCTTCTTTACTACCCTCAGATAGCGATCTGAATTCTATGTCATCCTCTCCTGGAAAACTAATGAAAGAATCAACTTCTGTTTCTTCGTCTCCAGACAGAATCTCCGAGGAGATCCATACTAATCTCTCTTCAGGAGATGCTCTAGTGGAAGACTCAATGCTGTCATCTTCTGATGATATAGGTGAAGTCTCCTTTGTTTCATCTCCAGAGAAACAGTGTGAGGGATTAGGTCCACTAATATTTGAACCTACtgctgtatttcagcaaaataaaaggatTATGAAGAGGCTTAAATCAGAAGTTTGGCATCACTTTTCACTGTCACCTGCAGACAGTCTAAAAGCAGTATGTAGATACTGCAGTTGTATGATAAGTCGTGGTAAGAAAGGAGATGTGGGCACAAGCTGCTTGATGAGACATCTGTATAGACGCCACCCCGATGTAATTGGAAACCAAAAGAGCTTTCTTGATGTGAGTTTGGCAAATTCTCCTTACGCCACTTTGGCTTCTGCAGAATGTTCATCCTCAAAGTTGACTGACTTGCCTACAATGGCTACACATGATAATCAAATTATATTTCCTGTTAACAGTAAGAAGACCTCAAAACTGTGGAATCACTTTTCAATTTGTTCTGCAGATTCAACAAAAGTAATATGTATGCACTGTGGACGTACAATAAGTAGGGGGAAAAAGCCAACGAATCTAGGCACAAGTTGCCTTCTAAGACATTTGCAGCGGTTTCATAACAATGTCTTGAAAACTGATGTCTCAGAGACAGTATTATCCTCCTCTACGGATAATCACATGCCACTGAGCACAGAATTACTAGGATCTTCAAATTTTGATGAAACCAATGACAAGTTTTGTGACTCTCACCCAGTTGccaaaaaaatcacaagtctTGTAGCCGAAATGATTGCACTTGACCTTCAGCCATATTCTTTTGTAGACAACATTGGCTTTAACAGGCTGCTTGAATACTTGCAACCTCAGTATTCTTTACCTTCCCCGTCTTACTTTTCTAGGACAGCAATTCCAGATATGTATGataatgtaaaacaaataattatttcacaTCTTAAAGAAGCTGAAAGTGGAGTGATACATTTTACGTCTGGAATATGGATGAGCAACCAAACACGAGAATATCTAACCCTCACAGCTCATTGGGTAACATTTGAGTCTTCATTCCGACCGCAGTGTGAGGATTACCATTGTTCAGCACTATTAAATGTGTCACAGATCGATTGTGACTACAATGGAATCAGTATCCAAAAGCAGTTAGAGTATTGGTGGGAAACTTGGATTACTTCCATTGGCCTTCAGATCGGAATTACTGTTACTGATAATCAGAGTATAGAGAAAACTTTAAATGAAGGTGATCATTCAAGTGTACAATGTTTTAGTCACACTGTTAATGTCATTGTAAATGAGGCTATTAAAAGCCAGAGGATGGTTCAGAATTTGCTTAGTATTGCAAGAAAGATCTGTGAACGCGTCCATCGgtcagcaaaagcaaaagagaagtTAGCTGAGTTGCAAAAAGAGTATGAGTTGCCTCAGCATCAGCTAATACAAGATGTTCCATCAAAGTGGAATACATCGTTTCATATGCTTGAACGTCTTATCGAACAGAAAAGAGCAATTGATGAAATGTCAATAGAGTGCAGCTTTCGGGAGCTAATAAGTTGCGACCAGTGGGAAGTGATGCAGTCGGTGTGTCACGCTCTCAAACCTTTTGAAGCTGCAAGTAGGGAGATGAGTACACACATGTCTACTCTAAGCCAAGTGATTCCAATGATTCATATACTTAACAGGAAAATAGAAATGCTATTTGAGGAAACAATGGGCATAGATACTATGCTGAAATCTTTGAAAGAAGCTATGGTGAGTAGATTGTCCTCCACGCTTCATGATCCAAGGTACATTTTTGCTACGCTTCTGGATCCCAGGTATAAAACATCCTTATTtacagaagaggaggctgaacaATATAAACAAGACTTAATCAGGGAGCTGGAAATAATGAGTTCTACCTCAGATGATGATAAACCTGTTTCCAATGGATGTGATATAGGTTCACCATCTACAAATTCGTATGGGGAAGATAATCTTTGGTCACTCATGGGtgacatgaagaaaacaaaagacctGAAAGAGAGAGCAAAGTTACCAGAGGAAATGGTGCTTTCTTACTTGGAGGAAGAAGTGCTTGAGCATAACTGTGATCCTTTAACTTACTGGAACTTTAAGAAGTCATCTTGGCCAGTACTGTCAAAATTGGCTGTCAGGTTCTTGGGTTGTCCGCCAAGCATTGTTCCTTCAGAGAGACTGTTCAATACATCCAATGAAAGCAACAACTTTAGTCAGTCAAGGTTAATGATTGAACACTTTGAAAAGCTTATCTTTTTGAAAGTGAATCTTCCTTTAATATACTTCCAGTATTGAAACTAATGAACAAACTGCTAGACGAAATCTATTGTTGCTCACTGGATATTAACTATCTATAACTCGAATTTTTAAATTGCTCCAGTAGGGGCCATGTATGACATCTAATCAGTGACTATAATTCCaaattttagtttcatttttttcagctttcaataTGTCTACATGTGCCTTATTCATAGTACTTCAGGCCAGATAttgtatatatgttttttaaaagttcacaCTAGAGATAGCCTGTCTTGTCAAATTATACAAAATTATGTAGGTTTTAATTCATAATTgtaaatgaacttttaaaaagctcagtcatttgttttaatagaatggcaaaaaaaaaaaaaagaaaaagatgtaaacaGTTCTATTCTGTAGTTTTTTATTCAATTATTATGTAAAAACCATAAACCAGGTACTGTATTTTAGTTGAACATTGCTTTAATTGCAACAAAACAGCTTTTGTAGTTGTCAAAAGAAAGCTGTACATGAAAGTCGGGGTTCACGCCGTCTTTTTGTCATGTGGTGTTTTTAACTGCAAGCCCTAAAGTACTTAAAGGATTAAGAAGAGTTGTTGAGGAAGATGTGTTTACAGGAGACTGTTGACGTAGTATCTGAAAACAAATCTTAAATTTGCAATGATATGGAATGTCAGTTATACAGCAATCGGTAGTAAAACTTCCCATTCTGGGTTCTCCTGTTCAGGTTTTACATTTTAACTGAACTACAGAAATATTCTGGGTATTTATAAAACTCTTTGGAAGTCTTATCAAAGTTTGTGAATTAATGCTTGTTATTTAATGCCgtgtacaaaaaaaaaggcaagaaatttaCCATGAAGACTCTAATGTCATTCTAAAGCCTTTTCTAATCTTTAGTGCATCGAAACTATAAGGTTCCCTATTGTAAAAATTGAGCCCTTACTCCTAATGTAATTTCAATTGTGTAGAACAGCCTGTCTTAAAGCTCCTAGTACAGAAATAACTGATCTTCTGATTTTCAGTAATAGCCTTATGGATATGGTGCACTGCTTAGAATTTTACGTAGTAGGGTTGATTCTTAACTGTTGGTGTCCATCAGGCAAATGGGATATAGAGCCCTCGAAACTtcaaataagatggaaaaaaatagccAGCATTTTAATTTGAAAGGAACGTTCTCCGTGGGTTTTTAACTCTAGAAAGATTAATCttctcatttcagttttcattgaATACTTTTTTGGGAAACAAGTCATCATTTGCCTATGACCTTTTAGAAAAGTTGTAGCTTTGTTAAAATACTGTACCTATGCCTAATCTAATTTTGCATTTACTATGTTTTAGTGTATTTATAAATGGTGAACTCAGTttctgaaattaaacattttatttgcaattttctAGTGGTAGTCAacactgccttttattttcagATGGATTTCAGATGACGGTTGAATAAAAATTAATCGATACAATTGTAATCGTAAATATACCACAGAACGTGCTACGTGAAAAGATTGGTTTTCCATTTAGCTCTTTGGACTTAAGACTGGATTCtggttcttttcctttcactcaaGCTACTCGATCTCAGGAAAATTTGTTGAATTCTTTCCCAGGCGGCTTTGGTTTCCCCGTGATGTTTCTCTAAACGTTTTATGGTTTCAGGTATTTCAATTGTTATTCCGTCAGTTGTGTTTATACCTGTATTATTTAAGTAAATTATTATATAGCGTACTTGGGAAAaattaatactgcattttttgtctccagtattttaaaagttaacttttaatttaattctatCATCAGTCAGCATTTCTTTGTTCTTCTAGGGTTAAATGAGAACAGcacgtgttgggtttttttctgcagtaataaAACAATTTGTTCTAGTTTATGTATAGTTCAAACTGGGTGAGTTTGAAGCAGCTTATTGGGAAACATGTTTAAATGGTTACTGGTTAATTATTATCTCCATTTCTGCCCCCTACATTTTAACTGTGAACATAACCTTGACCTTTGTAAAGGAGATGTTTAATCTCTCCAAACCAATAGGGAGGGAGGTAGAGgatgaagaaacttttttttttttttttctttttaaacaagtgaTATAATTTTCACTCAAGGCTCAAATATAAATACAGCCTTTGGCTTAAAGCATCACAGAGCCACACCGTACCAGCAGGAGTACTGGCAGTGAAGAAGCTTACCTGAAAATCCCGGCTCTCTGGAAACGAGCAGCTTGACTCCTCCGAAGGCTCCTGTGTAACTCTCATGTGGAAAGGTGAAGTGACAGCATTTTGTAGCCCCTAATTTGCATCTTATTCATATGGATACTTAATTGTATAGTCATGCTTTTTGTTAAAACTGTTCCTGAGAGCATGAGAACTGGTCACTATTtctgaaagtaaaattttttCAATTAGTCTACTTTATTTGTACCTgcaacttccatttttttttttttttttggaagggcttAGTTCCTAAGACCAGACTGTTTCAGTATCAGCTTGGCTAAGAATTAAAAATTCcgttagaatttttttaaagataac
Above is a window of Larus michahellis chromosome 1, bLarMic1.1, whole genome shotgun sequence DNA encoding:
- the ZBED4 gene encoding zinc finger BED domain-containing protein 4, whose product is MDKSKAGSPRMDGNFVLGKINNLKVEQEEDGINCTLERMDIKTEQDDFKHADSSDEQEDKEKNFITNNPGKYLSTENEDDYGSLFSQYSSTLYDVAMEAVTQSLLSSRNISSRKKSPAWNHFFISPRDSTKAICMYCMKEFSRGKNEKDLSTSCLMRHVRRAHPTVLIQENGSMPGISSFSSPTLLLPPQSADVGDLSSMLSPIKLVKKMASKIPSPDRIIEESVSIVSSEEIPDLSVSEKCSKEEVMVGSSPQLPNNQYDDTVENVAEKTVVIPKSTSGSRRRSAVWKHFYLSPLDNSKAVCIHCMNEFSRGKNGKDLGTSCLIRHMWRAHRSIVLQENGGGTSIPPLYTAPPTLLPSLLPSDSDLNSMSSSPGKLMKESTSVSSSPDRISEEIHTNLSSGDALVEDSMLSSSDDIGEVSFVSSPEKQCEGLGPLIFEPTAVFQQNKRIMKRLKSEVWHHFSLSPADSLKAVCRYCSCMISRGKKGDVGTSCLMRHLYRRHPDVIGNQKSFLDVSLANSPYATLASAECSSSKLTDLPTMATHDNQIIFPVNSKKTSKLWNHFSICSADSTKVICMHCGRTISRGKKPTNLGTSCLLRHLQRFHNNVLKTDVSETVLSSSTDNHMPLSTELLGSSNFDETNDKFCDSHPVAKKITSLVAEMIALDLQPYSFVDNIGFNRLLEYLQPQYSLPSPSYFSRTAIPDMYDNVKQIIISHLKEAESGVIHFTSGIWMSNQTREYLTLTAHWVTFESSFRPQCEDYHCSALLNVSQIDCDYNGISIQKQLEYWWETWITSIGLQIGITVTDNQSIEKTLNEGDHSSVQCFSHTVNVIVNEAIKSQRMVQNLLSIARKICERVHRSAKAKEKLAELQKEYELPQHQLIQDVPSKWNTSFHMLERLIEQKRAIDEMSIECSFRELISCDQWEVMQSVCHALKPFEAASREMSTHMSTLSQVIPMIHILNRKIEMLFEETMGIDTMLKSLKEAMVSRLSSTLHDPRYIFATLLDPRYKTSLFTEEEAEQYKQDLIRELEIMSSTSDDDKPVSNGCDIGSPSTNSYGEDNLWSLMGDMKKTKDLKERAKLPEEMVLSYLEEEVLEHNCDPLTYWNFKKSSWPVLSKLAVRFLGCPPSIVPSERLFNTSNESNNFSQSRLMIEHFEKLIFLKVNLPLIYFQY